The Gammaproteobacteria bacterium genome includes a region encoding these proteins:
- a CDS encoding alkene reductase: MTEKIFQEYKLNSELTLTNRIVMAPLTRCFADEKLVPTQQMVDYYARRADVGLIVSEATIIDPIAQGYPNTPGIFSKAQVKGWRKVTKAVHERGGKMFCQLWHCGRTAHSYYSGKQPVAPSACAWHGKVPRSKDLEYEMPRSLTTKEVKRTIKKYIKAAKNAMKAGFDGVEIHGANGYLIDQFLRQDTNKRDDRFGGSTKKRTRFALRVVDGVVNAIGAEKTAIRLSPQAYVHLQYTKGDEKTYRRLLKRLNKRNICYVHLGAFDDTPIYDYLGNRKASEFIRRFYKGTFIACGSYTLEIAKQAIEQNKADLVAIGRPIIANPDFIKKAKSGEEMVPYDMQMLRELV, translated from the coding sequence ATGACAGAAAAAATATTTCAGGAATACAAACTGAACTCGGAATTGACTTTAACAAACCGAATCGTAATGGCACCTTTGACCAGATGTTTTGCTGATGAAAAACTAGTGCCAACACAACAAATGGTTGATTATTATGCCAGACGAGCCGATGTGGGTTTGATTGTTTCTGAAGCCACTATTATTGACCCGATTGCTCAAGGTTATCCAAATACTCCCGGGATTTTTTCTAAAGCTCAAGTCAAAGGTTGGAGAAAGGTGACAAAAGCGGTACATGAACGTGGAGGCAAGATGTTTTGTCAGTTATGGCATTGTGGTCGAACGGCTCATTCTTATTATTCCGGTAAACAACCGGTAGCACCTTCTGCTTGTGCATGGCATGGAAAAGTTCCTCGCAGCAAAGACTTGGAATACGAAATGCCTCGTTCTTTGACGACAAAAGAAGTGAAACGAACTATCAAAAAATATATCAAAGCTGCAAAGAATGCGATGAAAGCCGGATTTGACGGAGTGGAAATTCACGGAGCCAATGGTTATTTGATTGATCAGTTTTTACGTCAGGATACCAACAAAAGGGATGATCGATTTGGTGGGAGCACCAAAAAAAGAACCCGATTTGCATTAAGAGTTGTTGATGGAGTTGTCAATGCAATCGGTGCTGAGAAAACGGCTATCAGGCTTTCTCCGCAGGCTTATGTTCACTTGCAATACACCAAAGGTGATGAAAAAACCTATCGCAGACTGCTAAAAAGACTGAACAAAAGAAATATTTGCTATGTGCATTTGGGAGCTTTTGATGATACCCCAATTTATGATTACTTGGGTAACAGAAAAGCCAGCGAGTTTATCCGCCGGTTTTATAAAGGCACATTTATAGCTTGTGGAAGTTACACTTTGGAAATTGCTAAACAAGCTATTGAGCAAAATAAAGCGGACTTGGTTGCTATTGGCAGACCGATTATTGCTAATCCAGATTTTATAAAAAAAGCAAAATCTGGTGAGGAGATGGTTCCTTATGATATGCAGATGTTAAGGGAGTTGGTTTAA
- a CDS encoding symmetrical bis(5'-nucleosyl)-tetraphosphatase — protein MASYAIGDVQGCYESLLKLIKKINFDPEKDKLYFCGDLVNRGGKSLEVLRWVYAHRESCKVVLGNHDLALLAQYYVPELRNKRHKEFNKIFKATDCEELLDWLTHQKLLIHKKKFKKVIVHAGIYPKWNLKTAKREAKYVESILKNSPLHFFKNMYGSKPNHWKKSLQGMDRARFIVNSFTRMRYLFKNSGLNFRAKGGIKTHEKLVPWFLYRQRVKIKSQIVFGHWSALGLHIDKDFICLDSGKVWGGKLTALKLAKSVKKSKHIYQV, from the coding sequence ATGGCATCTTATGCAATCGGAGATGTTCAAGGGTGTTACGAGTCCTTGTTGAAACTCATCAAAAAAATCAACTTCGACCCTGAGAAAGATAAGTTGTATTTTTGCGGTGATTTGGTCAATCGCGGGGGAAAATCTCTGGAAGTTTTACGCTGGGTTTATGCCCATCGCGAGAGTTGCAAGGTGGTTCTTGGCAATCACGATTTGGCGTTGTTGGCGCAGTACTATGTTCCTGAATTGCGTAATAAACGACATAAAGAGTTTAATAAAATTTTCAAAGCGACTGATTGTGAAGAACTACTGGATTGGTTAACCCATCAAAAATTATTGATTCATAAGAAAAAATTCAAAAAAGTCATTGTCCATGCGGGGATTTATCCAAAGTGGAATTTAAAAACAGCTAAAAGAGAAGCGAAGTATGTGGAGTCTATTTTAAAGAACAGTCCGTTACACTTCTTCAAAAACATGTACGGTTCCAAACCAAACCATTGGAAAAAATCATTGCAAGGGATGGATCGAGCCCGTTTTATTGTCAACAGCTTTACACGCATGCGATATTTATTCAAAAACAGTGGTCTGAATTTTCGTGCCAAAGGCGGAATAAAAACCCATGAAAAACTGGTTCCCTGGTTTCTATACAGACAAAGGGTGAAAATTAAATCACAAATCGTTTTTGGTCATTGGTCGGCTCTGGGATTACATATTGACAAGGATTTTATATGCCTTGATTCGGGTAAGGTTTGGGGCGGAAAGCTCACAGCTTTGAAATTGGCAAAATCGGTTAAAAAGTCCAAGCATATTTATCAAGTTTAG
- a CDS encoding SPFH domain-containing protein — protein sequence MGIFDKLFAELIDIIEWTDDTSNTLVYRFPRYGNEIKNGAMLTVREGQIAVLVNEGEVADVYEPGLYKLETANMPILSTLQGWKYGFESPFKAEVYFFNTTQFTDMRWGLRNPLIMRDSEFGVVRLRAFGTYAFKISDVKTLLTEIVGTDGHFTVEEISDQLRNLMVSGFANIVAESKISILDLAGNYDKLGGIMTEYLDPEFNSFGLTLTKFLIENISLPEAVEKALDERSSMGAVGDLDKFTKFQAAQSMRDAAQNPGGGAGAGIGMGMGFAMAQSFGEALSNQNKQKQNQDVPPPVPEIEHFYIVSDGQRAGPFNLAAIAEYIKKGNITADTLVWKSGMADWQAASEVRSIASMLNSEPPPIPKS from the coding sequence ATGGGAATTTTTGACAAACTATTTGCCGAATTAATTGACATCATTGAATGGACTGACGATACCTCAAACACGTTAGTGTATCGTTTTCCCCGCTATGGCAATGAAATTAAAAACGGAGCAATGCTCACCGTGCGTGAAGGTCAGATTGCGGTTCTGGTCAATGAAGGTGAAGTTGCTGATGTGTATGAACCCGGTTTGTATAAACTGGAAACTGCCAATATGCCGATACTTTCCACATTACAAGGCTGGAAGTATGGTTTTGAAAGCCCTTTCAAAGCGGAAGTTTATTTCTTCAATACCACACAATTTACGGATATGAGATGGGGATTAAGAAATCCTTTAATCATGCGTGATTCTGAGTTTGGAGTGGTGAGACTTCGTGCTTTCGGGACTTATGCTTTCAAAATTTCGGACGTAAAAACGCTTTTAACTGAAATTGTGGGAACGGACGGACACTTCACTGTGGAAGAAATTTCCGACCAGTTGCGTAACCTAATGGTTTCGGGTTTTGCGAATATTGTTGCAGAATCAAAAATCTCGATTCTGGATTTAGCCGGGAATTACGATAAACTCGGTGGTATTATGACTGAATACCTTGATCCCGAATTTAATAGTTTTGGATTAACACTGACAAAATTTCTGATTGAAAATATCTCTCTGCCTGAAGCAGTGGAGAAAGCCTTAGACGAGCGTTCTTCGATGGGTGCGGTTGGTGATTTGGATAAATTTACCAAGTTTCAAGCAGCTCAATCCATGCGTGATGCGGCACAAAACCCTGGTGGCGGAGCCGGAGCCGGGATTGGAATGGGTATGGGATTTGCCATGGCTCAATCATTTGGTGAAGCCTTATCCAATCAAAACAAACAAAAACAAAATCAGGATGTGCCGCCACCGGTTCCTGAAATTGAGCATTTTTATATTGTTTCAGATGGCCAAAGAGCAGGGCCGTTTAATTTGGCAGCGATTGCGGAATACATCAAAAAAGGCAACATTACAGCGGATACTTTGGTGTGGAAATCAGGAATGGCTGATTGGCAGGCTGCCTCTGAAGTTCGTTCGATTGCTTCAATGCTAAATTCTGAGCCGCCACCGATTCCAAAATCGTAA
- a CDS encoding helix-turn-helix transcriptional regulator, which translates to MSQSLQIILMLKKTLKAKGIKYADVANHLCVSESSVKRQFTQGDISLNRLEKICDFAGLDIADLLELVQMEGTKLEQLTIQQEKKIISNPKLMLVTVLVLNNLTFEEIYAIYNFEEAELIKILLELEKLRLIELRPGNKIKPLISRTFEWQKNGPIQSYFEVHIQDDFFDCKFTSPGELRIVINGMLSRNSVASIHKKIQQLSKNFSDFAYKDQNLPLQQRFGSTLVMAIRPWELPEFAKFRREKNNKVFR; encoded by the coding sequence ATGAGTCAGTCATTACAAATCATCTTGATGTTGAAGAAAACACTGAAAGCCAAAGGCATTAAATATGCTGATGTTGCCAATCATTTGTGTGTTTCAGAGTCGAGTGTAAAAAGACAATTCACACAAGGAGATATTTCTCTGAATCGATTGGAAAAGATTTGTGACTTTGCAGGGCTTGATATTGCTGATTTACTCGAATTGGTACAAATGGAAGGTACAAAACTCGAGCAATTAACCATACAGCAAGAAAAGAAAATAATCTCCAACCCCAAATTAATGCTGGTTACGGTTCTGGTTTTGAATAATCTGACATTTGAAGAAATTTATGCCATTTACAATTTTGAAGAAGCGGAACTGATAAAAATTCTCCTAGAATTGGAAAAGCTGAGATTGATTGAATTGCGTCCGGGGAATAAAATTAAACCTTTAATCAGTCGTACCTTTGAGTGGCAAAAAAACGGACCGATACAAAGCTATTTTGAGGTTCATATTCAGGATGATTTTTTTGATTGCAAATTCACTTCGCCCGGAGAATTACGAATTGTTATCAATGGCATGTTGTCGAGAAATTCTGTGGCTTCGATTCATAAAAAAATACAGCAACTCTCTAAAAATTTCAGTGATTTTGCCTATAAAGATCAGAATCTGCCATTGCAACAACGATTCGGCAGCACATTGGTGATGGCGATAAGACCATGGGAGTTGCCGGAGTTTGCCAAATTCAGGCGTGAAAAAAACAACAAGGTGTTTCGTTAA
- a CDS encoding FG-GAP repeat protein has product MFDFDETGWRNVQRLSAPDSEEYDEFGYSVSLQGNYIVVGDPFTDNQGGNSGSVYVYELKNYKWHFIQKLIPDEYYEYDNFGISVGIDADTIVVGANRTEVYGDGAVYVFKFNGSEWQQVQKLYAQDGTGGENFGVSVSISDNRILIGDDLDDDLGFNSGSAYIFEYNGNQWIQSKKLLPSKGETRGKFGNSVHISGNQLIIGSENKTVSEYYGAGSAYIFEYNGSSWIESKVLNAQDPHNNDNFGSSVKIINDNVIIGSRLRDEFGVNSGAVYYYNLVDSEWKLMKKFLPGDGGGLDFFGNSVDVFGDKVIIGAYGNNDNGNDSGSAYIFDLSNIDKKNDERNLIMSK; this is encoded by the coding sequence ATTTTTGATTTCGACGAGACCGGTTGGAGAAATGTACAAAGACTGTCAGCACCGGATTCGGAAGAGTATGATGAGTTTGGATATTCAGTCAGCTTGCAAGGGAACTATATTGTGGTAGGAGATCCCTTTACCGATAATCAAGGAGGTAATTCTGGTTCGGTTTATGTTTATGAACTGAAAAATTATAAATGGCATTTCATACAGAAACTGATTCCGGATGAATACTACGAATATGATAATTTTGGTATATCCGTAGGTATTGATGCTGATACGATTGTAGTTGGTGCTAATAGAACAGAGGTCTATGGGGATGGCGCTGTATATGTTTTTAAATTTAATGGTAGTGAGTGGCAACAAGTTCAGAAATTGTACGCCCAGGATGGAACCGGTGGCGAGAATTTCGGGGTTTCAGTAAGCATTAGTGACAACCGAATACTGATTGGTGACGATTTAGATGATGATTTAGGGTTTAATTCAGGTTCGGCATATATTTTTGAATATAATGGAAATCAATGGATTCAATCCAAGAAATTATTACCATCAAAAGGTGAAACCAGAGGAAAATTTGGAAATTCGGTTCACATATCAGGAAATCAATTAATTATCGGATCTGAAAATAAAACAGTATCTGAGTATTATGGTGCCGGATCAGCATATATTTTTGAATATAACGGCAGCAGTTGGATAGAGAGTAAAGTATTAAATGCTCAAGACCCACACAACAATGATAATTTTGGGAGTTCTGTCAAGATTATCAATGATAACGTAATAATTGGTTCGAGATTGAGAGATGAGTTTGGAGTCAATTCTGGAGCCGTTTATTATTACAATTTGGTTGATTCTGAGTGGAAATTGATGAAAAAGTTTCTTCCGGGTGATGGTGGAGGACTCGATTTTTTTGGCAACTCAGTTGATGTTTTTGGTGATAAAGTGATTATAGGTGCATATGGAAATAATGATAATGGGAATGACTCAGGATCAGCTTACATTTTTGATTTGAGTAATATTGATAAAAAAAATGATGAGAGAAACCTCATAATGAGTAAATAA
- the pdsR gene encoding proteobacterial dedicated sortase system response regulator has product MSKKHIVIVEDEPSILANYQAALTRQGYHVSGYMELNQAKNALSQNLPEMVIIDIGLGDEPDGGFELCRFIRSQSESIPLMFLTARDDEIDMVSGLRLGADDYLSKDISLPHLLARIAALFRRQDLVQNKEENDVIVQGDLRILTDNLQIFWKNEPIDLTVTEFWMVVSLARHKGHVKTRDQLMNDANVYVDTSTVTSHIKRIRKKFIVVDSEFDCIDTVHGMGYRWKN; this is encoded by the coding sequence ATGTCAAAAAAACACATCGTAATTGTTGAAGATGAGCCGAGCATATTGGCTAACTACCAAGCGGCTTTAACCCGTCAGGGCTATCATGTGAGCGGTTACATGGAGCTCAATCAGGCAAAAAACGCCTTGTCACAGAATTTGCCCGAAATGGTGATTATTGACATCGGTTTGGGTGATGAACCGGATGGCGGCTTTGAACTTTGTCGTTTTATTCGCTCTCAATCTGAAAGCATTCCGCTGATGTTTCTGACTGCCAGAGATGATGAAATCGATATGGTTTCCGGCTTGCGTTTGGGAGCGGATGATTATCTCTCCAAAGATATATCTTTACCGCACCTGCTCGCCAGAATTGCAGCATTATTCCGCCGTCAGGATTTGGTGCAAAACAAAGAAGAAAATGATGTGATTGTGCAAGGTGACTTACGAATTCTGACGGATAACTTGCAGATTTTCTGGAAAAATGAACCTATTGATTTAACGGTGACCGAATTCTGGATGGTTGTTTCTTTAGCCAGACATAAAGGGCATGTCAAAACCCGTGATCAGCTGATGAATGACGCCAATGTTTATGTTGATACTTCGACGGTGACATCACACATCAAACGAATTCGTAAGAAATTTATAGTTGTTGATTCCGAATTTGATTGCATCGACACCGTGCATGGCATGGGTTATCGCTGGAAAAATTAG
- a CDS encoding FG-GAP repeat protein, with protein MKQTHYLTFILLMLVIPLVQSIESINFSNRLESVNEQKSVKSLVHDAKLLPDPSGSGGNGVSLGYSISIDGNRALVGAPNLESSGSVFVFEFDGSNWNQTSSTMANGA; from the coding sequence ATGAAACAAACTCACTATTTGACTTTTATTTTACTGATGCTTGTAATACCTTTGGTGCAATCAATTGAAAGTATTAATTTTTCTAATCGATTAGAATCCGTTAATGAACAGAAATCGGTAAAATCTCTTGTACATGATGCTAAACTATTGCCAGACCCATCGGGTTCAGGAGGTAATGGAGTGAGCTTAGGCTATAGTATCAGCATTGATGGTAACCGTGCTCTTGTGGGAGCTCCTAATCTGGAGAGTAGTGGTAGTGTATTTGTCTTTGAGTTTGATGGAAGCAATTGGAATCAGACATCCTCAACAATGGCGAATGGAGCTTAA
- a CDS encoding ATP-binding protein: MKLKYQLLLLALLSLVFPFSGWIALKSVDTQFRQALEQTAKNSLLSLKASVQQIIKNNQDYELHGLIPVDAEKIILDGDDSDWLDNKAYLYGQTDKLSAKLAVSGGKLYLYLESHDKTVDIHSLDNSNNDELIIAVANNRGLYKYSFFRQAEGWVLSASGSNERPDYKAYWHEKSDGYALEMELAGTDYHHLGFVTVNRNKQQKHLAGTLESSGENLKLIPLVSLNQELAETIHNITSDNNMFVIKDSENRVIYQSNKLPDNPTVSAWQWLITPIYQWLFGIVEDNGQNNWFYRQEDGMAGVKYSISENGITYELQSMLPQGQQNMIQTLLKAAILMILVVFVIMIAYLIYSLVLAWRIKRLNRALQTVLDDSGRLNILMPSNKSGDEIGQLSRGIESMLSEMREYTQYLKELGSRLSHEMKTPLAIVQSSLDNLELEYNEDFLARAKSGTHRLKFILNQLSELSKLKYTLENTPKERFNISSLCNQLGESYKSFIPQLQLNICREDVFVDGSGDLIAQMIDKIIENAVDFTPKDGAIELNLKRENRTVTLSVINSGSQLPEGQVNIFDSLVSNRDKKSKKSHLGLGLYISQLIARYHNSKIIAENLDDENKVKFSLSLDIVNQPD; encoded by the coding sequence GTGAAATTAAAATATCAACTCTTGCTTCTTGCCTTATTGAGTTTGGTGTTCCCTTTTAGCGGTTGGATTGCTCTTAAAAGCGTTGACACACAATTTCGCCAGGCATTGGAACAAACCGCAAAGAATTCATTGCTATCGCTGAAAGCATCTGTTCAGCAAATTATTAAAAACAACCAGGATTATGAACTGCACGGCTTAATTCCGGTCGATGCTGAAAAAATTATCCTTGACGGTGATGATAGCGATTGGTTGGATAACAAGGCTTATTTGTATGGACAAACTGACAAACTCTCAGCAAAACTTGCTGTCTCTGGAGGAAAATTATATTTGTACCTTGAAAGCCATGATAAGACAGTTGATATTCACTCTCTTGATAACTCAAATAACGATGAACTCATAATTGCCGTTGCCAATAATCGAGGTTTGTACAAGTACAGTTTTTTCAGGCAGGCTGAAGGCTGGGTTCTTTCCGCATCAGGTTCAAATGAGCGTCCCGATTATAAAGCCTATTGGCATGAAAAATCCGACGGATATGCTTTGGAAATGGAATTGGCAGGAACTGATTATCATCACTTGGGTTTTGTGACAGTGAATCGTAATAAACAGCAAAAACATTTAGCAGGGACACTAGAGTCCTCAGGTGAAAATTTAAAACTAATTCCTTTAGTTTCTCTTAATCAGGAGCTGGCAGAGACGATTCATAATATTACTTCTGATAACAATATGTTTGTAATCAAAGATTCAGAAAACCGCGTCATTTATCAAAGCAATAAACTTCCCGATAATCCCACAGTTTCGGCATGGCAATGGTTGATTACTCCAATTTATCAATGGTTGTTTGGAATAGTAGAAGATAATGGTCAGAACAATTGGTTTTATCGTCAGGAAGACGGTATGGCGGGAGTGAAATACAGTATTAGTGAGAATGGAATCACTTATGAATTACAGAGTATGCTTCCTCAGGGACAACAGAATATGATTCAAACGCTGTTGAAAGCGGCTATATTGATGATTCTGGTTGTATTTGTGATAATGATTGCCTATTTGATTTATTCATTAGTTTTGGCATGGAGAATTAAACGACTGAATCGGGCTTTACAAACGGTACTTGATGATTCCGGCAGGTTGAATATTTTGATGCCTTCCAACAAATCCGGCGATGAAATTGGACAGTTGTCACGCGGAATTGAGTCCATGCTTTCAGAAATGCGGGAATACACTCAATACCTCAAAGAATTGGGTTCAAGGCTTTCTCATGAAATGAAAACTCCATTGGCGATTGTACAATCCTCTTTGGATAATTTGGAGTTGGAGTACAACGAGGACTTCCTCGCCAGAGCGAAATCAGGAACACACCGTCTGAAATTCATCCTCAATCAATTGAGTGAACTGAGCAAATTGAAATATACATTGGAAAACACACCGAAAGAGCGTTTTAATATCAGTTCACTATGCAATCAGCTTGGAGAATCATACAAAAGTTTTATACCACAACTGCAATTAAATATTTGCCGGGAAGATGTTTTCGTCGATGGTTCTGGTGATTTAATAGCACAAATGATTGATAAAATTATTGAAAATGCTGTTGATTTCACACCGAAAGACGGCGCGATTGAATTGAATCTGAAGAGAGAAAATAGGACAGTCACTTTGAGTGTTATTAACTCCGGTTCGCAGCTTCCGGAGGGTCAGGTGAACATTTTTGATTCATTAGTGAGCAATAGAGACAAGAAAAGTAAAAAATCACATCTGGGTTTGGGATTGTATATTTCCCAACTGATTGCCAGATACCATAATAGTAAAATCATTGCTGAAAATTTGGATGATGAAAACAAGGTCAAATTCAGCCTGAGTTTGGACATTGTCAATCAACCAGACTAG
- the thrB gene encoding homoserine kinase: MKVFAPVSIGNFSVGFDLLGLAITPVDGELLGDIVGIEAAEHDEVLCSGPYANVLPENPQDNLVSFALELFNAKLKEAAPKKLKPVRLNLEKRLPVGSGLGSSASSIVATLFALNLFYDKEFSVDFLLEMAGELEGKVSGSVHYDNVAPCFLGGLQLMTSNEILPCVSVPFPEHWELVVSYPGIKVSTEKARDILPKQVDMQTAIRFAQNLSVFVHALNNEDDKLAAAMLYDVIAEPHRKSLIPGFDNYKDFAKSVGALGFGISGSGSTVFVVCDNRIVSKRVQNYAESHFCQKGGFSHICKVDDFGVRVVDDVMAEE, translated from the coding sequence ATGAAAGTTTTTGCCCCCGTTTCAATTGGAAATTTTTCAGTTGGCTTTGATTTATTAGGTCTTGCAATCACGCCGGTTGATGGAGAGTTGTTGGGAGATATTGTTGGTATCGAAGCGGCTGAGCATGATGAAGTTCTTTGTAGTGGTCCTTACGCCAATGTCCTGCCGGAAAATCCGCAAGATAATTTGGTCTCTTTTGCCTTGGAATTATTTAACGCCAAACTTAAAGAGGCTGCACCAAAAAAACTCAAACCGGTTCGTTTGAATCTGGAAAAACGCTTGCCAGTTGGGAGTGGTTTGGGTTCAAGTGCATCTTCAATCGTTGCCACACTTTTTGCTCTAAATTTGTTTTACGATAAAGAGTTTTCGGTTGATTTTCTTCTGGAAATGGCAGGCGAACTGGAAGGAAAAGTCAGTGGTTCGGTTCATTATGATAATGTGGCTCCTTGTTTTTTGGGTGGCTTGCAGCTCATGACAAGTAACGAAATCCTGCCTTGTGTTTCTGTTCCATTTCCCGAGCATTGGGAACTGGTGGTTAGTTATCCCGGAATTAAAGTTTCAACGGAAAAAGCCAGAGACATATTGCCTAAACAGGTTGATATGCAAACCGCGATTCGTTTTGCTCAGAATTTATCAGTTTTTGTTCATGCTTTAAATAATGAGGACGACAAATTAGCCGCAGCTATGTTGTATGATGTGATAGCCGAACCGCATCGGAAATCATTGATTCCCGGATTTGATAATTATAAAGACTTTGCCAAAAGCGTTGGAGCTTTGGGTTTCGGAATATCGGGTTCCGGTTCAACCGTTTTTGTAGTTTGCGACAATCGCATTGTTTCCAAAAGAGTTCAAAATTACGCTGAAAGTCACTTCTGCCAAAAAGGCGGATTCAGCCATATCTGCAAAGTGGATGACTTCGGTGTACGAGTTGTTGATGATGTAATGGCAGAGGAATGA
- a CDS encoding primosomal protein N' (replication factor Y) - superfamily II helicase: MTEQKAVEHFQFGCKQCGYELDHEIGQNSLVCKSCGAVEPIEVKTFNVFHSKPYESTVMELVGDEPTDVHHHVQCDTCGAGFDLPENVHADECPFCGSNVIVPVGLQRQLTPDAVLPFDIKEEQANKSFKDWLHGLWFAPNSLKRLAIKKHPIQGTFIPYWGFDADTYSTYTGQRGDNYRTTQTVVVNGKTETRTVTKIRWRFVSGAVSNDFSNVLVPASEVISNKLSASMKKWNLEKSKVYNPKYLSGYRSELYQVGLPRGFGKAKQIMEQVIRSLIRRDIGGDHQRISTVSTRYSDVGFKLMLMPLWASAFLYNRKTYQFIINGQTGQVKGERPYSWIKITAFVVTLLTVIGGTIYYFNQK; the protein is encoded by the coding sequence ATGACTGAACAAAAGGCTGTTGAACATTTTCAGTTCGGCTGTAAGCAATGTGGTTATGAACTGGATCATGAAATTGGTCAAAATTCGCTGGTTTGCAAATCCTGCGGAGCGGTTGAACCGATTGAAGTAAAAACATTCAATGTGTTTCACTCAAAGCCGTATGAATCAACAGTTATGGAGCTTGTTGGTGATGAACCCACTGATGTTCATCACCACGTTCAGTGCGACACCTGTGGAGCGGGATTCGATTTGCCGGAGAATGTTCATGCCGATGAATGTCCTTTCTGTGGTAGTAATGTCATTGTTCCGGTGGGATTACAAAGACAATTAACACCTGATGCTGTTTTACCGTTTGATATCAAAGAAGAACAAGCCAATAAATCTTTTAAAGATTGGTTGCATGGATTGTGGTTTGCTCCCAATTCATTAAAACGTCTGGCGATAAAGAAACATCCGATTCAGGGGACATTTATTCCTTATTGGGGGTTCGATGCGGATACTTACAGCACCTACACTGGACAAAGAGGTGACAATTATCGCACCACGCAAACCGTGGTTGTTAATGGTAAAACGGAAACCAGAACAGTGACAAAAATTCGCTGGAGATTTGTGAGTGGTGCAGTGAGTAATGATTTCAGCAATGTGTTAGTCCCTGCCAGCGAAGTGATTTCCAACAAATTATCGGCTTCAATGAAAAAATGGAATCTGGAAAAATCCAAAGTTTATAACCCCAAATATCTCAGTGGCTATCGTTCCGAGCTTTATCAGGTGGGCTTACCCCGAGGATTTGGCAAGGCCAAACAAATCATGGAACAAGTGATTCGCAGTCTGATTCGCAGAGATATCGGCGGTGATCATCAAAGAATCAGCACAGTGAGCACGCGTTACAGTGATGTCGGTTTTAAACTGATGTTGATGCCGTTGTGGGCTTCGGCTTTTTTATACAATAGAAAAACCTATCAATTCATTATCAATGGACAAACCGGTCAGGTAAAAGGTGAAAGACCTTATAGCTGGATAAAAATTACCGCTTTTGTCGTAACATTGTTGACTGTTATTGGTGGGACTATTTATTATTTCAATCAGAAATAA